In Lytechinus variegatus isolate NC3 chromosome 12, Lvar_3.0, whole genome shotgun sequence, a single window of DNA contains:
- the LOC121425021 gene encoding D(1) dopamine receptor-like → MTTNLTNGTDDGGGGGYSLAGYIVIGIVLYFIVVLAIAGNALVIASVLVFRKLRTVTNYFIVSLAISDLLLAMFVMDFNACFIVLGDYWPFGKVFCRFYISMDIMLCTASILNLCLISLDRYWAITSPFSYYQRVNATNAIILIVLVWVVSFIISVLPVMLGLHVDYTLDDELFQLFYEEPTFCVLILSEWYAFGSSVISFFIPIFIMGYTYARIFIVARRQARQIAAYNNTGQRIQGTDKKVQGSMRRERKATKTLAIIVGVFIGCWLPFFIVNVVDPFCKRCVPPEFISFTVWLGYVNSALNPIIYAQNKSFRNAFKTILFCYKCRGLSMRQADSSDDHTAMSNTSRQERLRGRLGNGYNTSPRPSNSDHRSSIENSAEQNTKMVKDTSLVIANKNTGENGNDPKKDSSTPVTVATITQSDANGNAIDVPL, encoded by the coding sequence ATGACGACAAATTTAACGAACGGAACAGACGATGGTGGGGGTGGAGGCTACTCCCTCGCTGGGTACATCGTCATTGGCATCGTCCTCTATTTCATCGTCGTGCTCGCCATCGCAGGAAATGCATTGGTCATCGCTTCCGTCCTCGTCTTCCGGAAACTTCGCACGGTAACCAACTACTTCATAGTCTCCCTCGCGATATCGGACCTCCTTCTCGCGATGTTCGTCATGGACTTCAACGCGTGCTTCATCGTCCTCGGCGACTATTGGCCCTTTGGAAAGGTCTTCTGTCGATTTTATATCTCGATGGATATAATGCTCTGTACAGCATCTATTTTAAACTTGTGCTTAATTTCTTTGGACCGATATTGGGCCATTACATCACCTTTCAGTTATTACCAACGAGTAAACGCGACTAACGCCATTATTTTGATTGTTCTCGTGTGGGTCGTGTCTTTCATCATAAGTGTACTCCCCGTTATGCTTGGACTCCACGTAGATTATACTTTAGACGATGAGCTGTTCCAGCTGTTTTATGAAGAACCTACGTTTTGCGTATTAATTCTTAGCGAGTGGTACGCATTCGGATCATccgttatttcatttttcatcccCATATTTATCATGGGGTATACTTATGCACGTATATTTATTGTTGCGAGGAGGCAAGCACGTCAAATTGCCGCGTACAATAACACGGGACAACGCATACAGGGCACGGACAAGAAGGTTCAGGGTTCAATGCGTCGAGAGCGCAAAGCGACAAAAACTCTAGCGATCATTGTCGGTGTTTTCATCGGATGTTGGTTGCCATTCTTCATAGTGAACGTTGTGGATCCCTTCTGTAAACGCTGCGTGCCGCCTGAGTTCATAAGCTTCACGGTGTGGCTGGGGTACGTGAACAGTGCTCTGAACCCCATCATCTACGCACAGAATAAGAGCTTCCGAAATGCCTTCAAGACCATCCTCTTCTGTTACAAGTGCCGAGGGTTGTCTATGCGACAGGCGGACAGTAGCGACGACCACACTGCCATGAGCAACACGAGCAGGCAGGAACGGCTTAGGGGACGCTTGGGCAACGGTTACAACACTTCACCGCGTCCGTCGAATTCGGACCATCGAAGCAGCATCGAGAATTCCGCGGAACAGAATACCAAAATGGTCAAGGATACCTCTTTGGTCATTGCCAATAAGAACACCGGTGAGAATGGTAATGACCCCAAGAAAGACAGTTCAACCCCAGTTACTGTTGCCACTATCACCCAATCCGATGCAAACGGTAATGCGATCGATGTCCCTCTTTAA